The window TGCCGAAAGGCCGTATCGTTGAAATCTACGGTCCTGAATCCTCCGGTAAAACCACGCTGACTTTGTCGGTGATCGCCCAGGCTCAAAAAGCCGGCGCGACCTGCGCATTCGTCGACGCTGAACACGCCCTCGACCCTGAATACGCCGGCAAACTGGGCGTCAACGTCGACGACCTGCTGGTTTCCCAGCCGGACACCGGCGAGCAGGCCCTGGAAATCACCGACATGCTGGTGCGTTCCAACGCCGTTGACGTGATCATCGTCGACTCCGTGGCCGCGCTGGTTCCGAAGGCTGAAATCGAAGGCGAGATGGGTGACATGCACGTGGGCCTGCAAGCCCGTCTGATGTCCCAAGCGCTGCGTAAAATCACCGGTAACATCAAGAACGCCAACTGCCTGGTGATCTTCATCAACCAGATCCGCATGAAAATCGGCGTGATGTTCGGCAGCCCGGAAACCACCACCGGTGGTAACGCGCTGAAGTTCTACGCTTCGGTTCGTCTGGACATCCGTCGTACTGGCGCGGTGAAAGAAGGTGATGAAGTCGTCGGTAGCGAAACCCGCGTCAAAGTCGTCAAGAACAAGGTGGCTTCGCCGTTCCGTCAGGCCGAGTTCCAGATTCTTTACGGCAAGGGCATCTACCTCAACGGCGAGATGATCGACTTGGGCGTGCTGCACGGTTTTGTTGAGAAGTCCGGTGCCTGGTATGCCTATGAAGGCACCAAGATCGGTCAGGGCAAGGCCAACTCGGCCAAGTTCCTGGCAGACAATCCGGAAATCGCCGCCAAGCTCGAGAAGCAACTGCGTGACAAGCTGCTGACCCCGGCGCCGGACGTCAAAGCATCGCCAGTCAAAGAGACGGCTGATGACCTGGCTGACGCTGATATCTGATTGATCCGATGACCGCCGTACTCGATACACTCGTCGCGGTGCGGCGAACCGCCATGGACCTGCTCGCGCGACGCGAGCATGGTCGAGTCGAGCTGACGCGTAAACTGCGTCAGCGCGGCGCTCTCCCTGAAATGATCGACACTGCACTCGACCGGCTGGCGGAAGAGGGCCTGCTGTCCGAAGCCCGTTACCTCGAAAGCTTTGTTTCCTACCGTGCTCGCTCCGGATACGGCCCTTTGCGTATTCGCGAAGAACTGAGCCAGCGCGGCCTGCAACGTAACGACATCGAGCTCGCCTTGCGCGAGAGCGGTATCAACTGGCAGGAACAACTGGAAGAGACCTGGCGACGCAAATTTGCCGGGCATCTGCCGATAGACGTCCGGGAACGCGCCAAGCAAGGGCGTTTCCTGAGTTATCGGGGATACTCCATGGAAATGATCGGCCGCTTGTTCAGCGGTCGAGGAATGGATGATTAATAAAAACGGCCCGCTATTTCGATAGCGGGCCGTTTTTTTTTTGCCTCGATTTTGCCTCACGTCACCTTGGACGGTTCTCGCGTGCGCTGTTGCGCCTGGGGTTTGGAATGGGCCCAGTTTTCCGGCAGGTTGATGTAGTCCACCAGCTCCCGCAGG is drawn from Pseudomonas sp. 31-12 and contains these coding sequences:
- the recA gene encoding recombinase RecA, which translates into the protein MDDNKKKALAAALGQIERQFGKGAVMRMGDQDRQAIPAISTGSLGLDIALGIGGLPKGRIVEIYGPESSGKTTLTLSVIAQAQKAGATCAFVDAEHALDPEYAGKLGVNVDDLLVSQPDTGEQALEITDMLVRSNAVDVIIVDSVAALVPKAEIEGEMGDMHVGLQARLMSQALRKITGNIKNANCLVIFINQIRMKIGVMFGSPETTTGGNALKFYASVRLDIRRTGAVKEGDEVVGSETRVKVVKNKVASPFRQAEFQILYGKGIYLNGEMIDLGVLHGFVEKSGAWYAYEGTKIGQGKANSAKFLADNPEIAAKLEKQLRDKLLTPAPDVKASPVKETADDLADADI
- the recX gene encoding recombination regulator RecX gives rise to the protein MTAVLDTLVAVRRTAMDLLARREHGRVELTRKLRQRGALPEMIDTALDRLAEEGLLSEARYLESFVSYRARSGYGPLRIREELSQRGLQRNDIELALRESGINWQEQLEETWRRKFAGHLPIDVRERAKQGRFLSYRGYSMEMIGRLFSGRGMDD